One Pleurocapsa sp. PCC 7327 DNA segment encodes these proteins:
- the rpsC gene encoding 30S ribosomal protein S3 has protein sequence MGQKIHPIGFRLGITKEHKSRWYADTKRYPELLQEDRRIRQYVDKNLSNAGIADIRIERKADQIDLAIHTARPGVVVGRGGTGIEALRVGLQEELGGTRQIRINVIEVPRVDADATLIAEYIAQQLERRVSFRRVVRQAIQRAQRAEVKGIKVQVSGRLNGAEIARTEWIREGRVPLHTLRADIDYSYRTAQTIYGILGIKVWVFKGEIIPGQEEPATPPPAQAPRRQRRRQQFEDRSNE, from the coding sequence ATGGGACAAAAGATACATCCAATTGGTTTTCGCCTCGGCATAACCAAAGAGCATAAGTCTCGCTGGTATGCCGATACCAAACGCTATCCAGAACTTCTCCAAGAAGATCGTCGAATTCGGCAATATGTCGATAAAAATCTCAGTAACGCCGGAATAGCCGATATTCGCATCGAGCGCAAAGCCGATCAAATCGACCTGGCAATTCACACCGCTAGACCCGGCGTTGTGGTCGGTCGAGGCGGAACGGGAATTGAAGCCTTGCGCGTCGGTCTGCAAGAAGAATTAGGCGGCACTCGACAAATCCGCATCAATGTCATTGAAGTCCCTAGAGTCGATGCGGACGCTACCCTGATCGCCGAATACATTGCCCAACAATTAGAGCGAAGAGTCTCCTTCCGCCGCGTCGTGCGCCAAGCCATTCAACGAGCGCAGCGGGCAGAGGTTAAAGGCATTAAAGTTCAGGTGAGCGGTCGTCTCAACGGAGCAGAAATTGCTCGTACCGAATGGATTCGGGAAGGTAGAGTGCCTTTGCACACCCTTCGGGCTGACATTGATTATTCCTATCGCACCGCTCAAACCATTTATGGCATTCTCGGCATAAAAGTGTGGGTTTTTAAAGGAGAAATCATCCCCGGACAGGAAGAACCCGCGACTCCCCCTCCTGCCCAAGCACCTCGTCGGCAACGTCGCCGCCAGCAATTTGAAGATCGATCGAACGAATAG
- the rplP gene encoding 50S ribosomal protein L16 has protein sequence MLSPRRTKFRKQQRGRMTGLAQRGSKLNFGDFALQATEPCWITSRQIEAARRAMTRYIRRGGKIWIRIFPDKPVTMRPAETRMGSGKGSPEYWVAVVKPGRIMFEIAGVSEPVAREAMRLAAQKLPIETKFITREEEYI, from the coding sequence ATGCTTAGTCCCAGAAGAACAAAATTCCGCAAGCAACAGCGCGGACGCATGACAGGGCTTGCCCAGCGAGGCAGTAAGCTGAACTTTGGAGACTTTGCCCTCCAAGCAACAGAACCCTGCTGGATTACCTCGCGCCAAATCGAGGCGGCACGCCGAGCGATGACCCGTTACATCCGCAGAGGCGGTAAAATCTGGATTCGCATTTTTCCCGACAAACCCGTCACTATGCGTCCGGCAGAAACTCGTATGGGTTCTGGTAAAGGCTCGCCCGAATACTGGGTTGCCGTCGTCAAACCGGGACGCATCATGTTTGAAATCGCAGGCGTTTCTGAACCTGTTGCTCGCGAAGCCATGCGCCTAGCAGCTCAAAAATTACCGATCGAAACCAAGTTTATTACTCGCGAGGAGGAGTATATCTAA
- the rpsQ gene encoding 30S ribosomal protein S17 — MAVKERVGVVVSNKMEKTVIIAVENRSPHPKYGKIVVKTKKFKAHDEENRCREGDRVRIRETRPLSRTKRWIVTEILNTDTP; from the coding sequence ATGGCAGTAAAAGAAAGAGTCGGAGTGGTTGTCAGTAACAAAATGGAGAAAACCGTGATTATTGCCGTCGAAAACCGCTCTCCTCACCCTAAATACGGCAAAATTGTCGTCAAAACTAAGAAATTTAAGGCTCACGATGAAGAAAATCGCTGCCGGGAAGGCGATCGCGTTCGCATTCGCGAAACTAGACCACTCAGCCGTACCAAGCGCTGGATAGTAACCGAAATTCTTAACACTGATACCCCGTAA
- the rplN gene encoding 50S ribosomal protein L14, giving the protein MIQQQTYLNVADNSGARKLMCLRVLGTGNCTYGGIGDQIIAVVKDAIPNMPIKKSDVVRAVIVRTRQSLRRESGMTIRFDDNAAVIINAEGNPRGTRVFGPVARELRDKNYTKIVSLAPEVI; this is encoded by the coding sequence GTGATTCAACAGCAAACCTATCTCAATGTCGCTGACAATAGTGGCGCTCGCAAACTTATGTGCCTGCGGGTTTTGGGGACTGGCAATTGTACCTATGGCGGCATCGGCGATCAAATCATCGCCGTCGTCAAAGATGCCATTCCCAATATGCCTATTAAGAAATCAGATGTTGTCAGAGCCGTGATCGTCCGGACTCGTCAGTCCTTGCGCCGCGAGAGTGGCATGACCATTCGCTTTGACGATAATGCCGCAGTTATCATCAACGCAGAAGGCAACCCTAGAGGCACTCGCGTTTTCGGACCCGTAGCGCGGGAATTACGCGACAAAAACTATACCAAGATTGTTTCTCTGGCACCGGAGGTCATCTAA
- the rplX gene encoding 50S ribosomal protein L24: MPKSNSSNRYKMHVKKGDTVQVISGRDKGKVGEVLRAIPKTSKVIVKGVNIRTKHVKPRQEGESGQIATFEAPIHSSNVMLYSQKEKVASRICYTFTEDGRKVRMLKKTGEIID, encoded by the coding sequence ATGCCTAAAAGCAACTCTTCCAATCGGTACAAGATGCACGTCAAAAAAGGCGACACCGTTCAAGTCATTTCGGGACGCGACAAAGGCAAAGTTGGCGAAGTTCTGCGGGCGATTCCCAAAACGAGCAAAGTGATCGTCAAAGGCGTAAATATTAGAACCAAGCACGTCAAACCTCGCCAAGAGGGAGAGTCGGGGCAAATCGCGACCTTTGAAGCGCCGATTCACAGTTCTAATGTAATGCTTTATTCCCAAAAAGAAAAGGTCGCCAGCCGCATCTGCTATACCTTCACCGAAGACGGTCGCAAGGTAAGGATGCTTAAGAAAACTGGAGAAATCATCGATTAG